The following nucleotide sequence is from Psychroserpens sp. Hel_I_66.
TTTCACCTTACAATCAGCAGTAGCTGCAACTTGTGCAATACCACTTCCCATTGTTCCTCCTCCTATGATTCCTACATTCATATGTTTACTTTTTGATGAAATCCTGAAACGATTTCAGGATGACAACTTTATTATCTTCCTTTAAATTCTGGCTTACGTTTTCCTATAAATGCTGCAACACCTTCTTGATAATCTACACTTTGCGCTGCTTGAATTTGTAATTTAGATTCTAGAGCGAGTTGATCTTCCAAAGTATTTGTCATAGACTTATTGTATAATTCCTTAATCATGCCCAAAGCCTTAGTTGGCATATTTGCTAATTTTAATGCGAGATTTTCTATCGTGTTTTCAAATTCTTCCGAAGAAACACATTTATAGATCATTCCCATTTTTTCTGCCTCTTCTGCGGAAATTTTATCCCCCAACATCGCTAATGCCAATGCTTTTTGAAACCCTATTAATCTTGGCAAAAAGAAGGTCCCACCACTATCTGGAACCAAACCGATTAAACTGAACGCTTGTATAAAACTAACTTTTTCGTGAGCCACAACTATATCGCAAGCCAATGCAATATTTGCTCCTGCTCCCGCTGCTACACCATTTACTGCTGCTATGACTGGTTTTTTTATATCACGTAATCTTGTAATTACTGGATTGTAATGCTCATCCAATATTTTTTTGAATCCGGGATTCAAGTCTGGATCGGTAACTTCTTTTAAATCTTGACCAGCACAAAATGCTTTTCCGTTACCGATTAGTACAATTGCTCTAACCTCTTGATTTTTCTCGCATGTATCTAAAGTATCCTGAAGTAAAAATGCCATTTCGCGATTAAAACTATTGAATACTTCTGGCCTATTTAGCGTTATTGTTGCTACTTTGTTTTCTATTTTTAGCTGGATGCTTTTACTCATATTTTTCTTTTATTGTGGATTCCTACCTTCGCAGGAATGACAAATTATTTTAAACATTTAAAATAATCAAATGGCTCTTGGCAATCGTCACACTGAAATTGTGCCTTACAAGCTGTTGAACCAAACTGACTGACTAATCTTGTATTTGTGGAACCACAATTGGTGCATTTCACTATTCGCTTCCCGTTAAGCAATACATCTTTGTCAGCTTCAGCATTTAGGGGTGCTGCTATTCCATAATCTTCTAATGCTTTTCTGCCTCTTGGTGTAATCCAATCGGTTGTCCAAGCTGGGTGCAGAATCAATTCTATTTCAGATTCGTAACCTGCTATTTTTAATGCCTTTTTTATATCGTCTCCTATCACATCCATTGCTGGACAACCACTGTAAGTTGGTGTGATTTCTACTTTTATGATATTATTTTCTATTACTGCAGAACGCACGATTCCCATATCCATTATTGAAAGCACAGGGATTTCTGGATCTGAGACTTTTTCCAAAATTGGAATTAAAGTTTCGTCTATGTTTTGTTCTGTTGTTGTCATTTTTTGGTTTGTGTGATTCTGAAACAAGTTCAGAATGACGCTAATCTTTCTTTTTAAGATTCCTGCCTGCGCAGGAATTTGTTACCATTCCATATTTGGATAAGCACGCTGCATAAATTGTAGTTCGGTTAACAAATACCCAAAATGCTCTGTATGGATACCTTCTTTCCCTCCTTTTTGAAAATATTTTGATTCTGGAATTTCTAAAGTTGATGCCTCCAATAGTTCATTTACATCTTTATAATAGCCATCTTTTAACTTTGTGACATCAACACCTATTCCTTCAGCAACCATTGCTTTATCCGCTTCGGTTTGAAGAAATAATTCGTTTGTATATGTCCATAAGTTATTGATGGCTTCTTGCATTTTTACTTTACTTTCATCTGTACCATCGCCTAAACGCTTTACCCAATCTGAAGAGAATCTTTCATGATAACGCACTTCCTTAATGCATTTTTTAGCAATTGCAGATAATGTGAGATCTTTACTTTTTTCTAATTCTGAAAGAAATGCTAAGTGATAGACATCGAATAAAAATTGTCGTCCGATCGTATAGGCGAAATCGGTATTTGGTTGCTCTACCAATAGCACATTTTTATAGTCACGTTCTTTACGAAGCAGAGCTATATCATCTTCCGTTCTTCCATCACCAGCAATTTTAGCAGCATATTGGAAGTAACTTCTTACTTGCCCGAATAAATCTAAAGATATATTAGTACAAGCGATATCGGTTTCTAAAGTTGGCCCATGACCGCAGAGCTCTCCCAAGCGCTGACCAAGGATTAAACTATTATCTGCGATACCGAGTATGTAATTGTATAAATTTTCGTTTTTCATATTATAACCTTTCCGCCTTTAAGGCTTCTTTCCTCGAAAATAAAAGACATTATTAACGATTAAAATTTAGTTTGATTTTATGAGATTCTTGCCTTCGCAGGAATTATTTACATATGTTTTACTTCGTCTGGTAAATCATAAAATGTTGGGTGACGATACACTTTATCTTGTGCTGGCTCAAATAATTCGCCATTATGTTCTGGATTTGAAGCAGTAATATTTTTACTTTCTACAACCCAAATACTAACTCCCTCATTTCTTCTCGTGTAAACATCTCTTGCATTTTCTAATGCCATTTCTGCATCAGCTGCGTGAAGACTTCCCGAGTGCCTGTGTTCTAATCCGTTTTTACTTCTTATGAAGATTTCCCAAAGTGGCCAGTTTTTCATTTGAAATTGAATTTGAAATTGAAGTCGAATTTGAAAGACTTCAATTTATATTTTTAATTCTAGTTACTATTATTCTAATTAATTGATCATTCTCATTTTTTAGATTTTTTAGATCTTCTTCTGAAAATAATTTTGCTTTAGTTTGAATATTTAAGTTTCTTAAAGATTCTCTTAATTCTTTTAGGCAAATTCTTAACTTATTAATTTTATCCTTGTCTGTCCCTGCTCCCAATACTTCTCCATAATTCAAAGCAGAAGAGCACGAAGAACGAATCAATTGTTTTGCTAGATAATCTCCTGCATAAGACAAAGGTTTTTTATCATATAATAAGATAATAGTTGCAGCAAAATCTTCAAGTCTTTAGGTTAAATCGAATTTTTTATCATTCATATCTTCGAATTCATATTCGATTTCAACTTCAAGCTCATTAAACAGCTTGTTTCTCTTTTCTTTCTTGTTTCTTCTCTGCGTGAGCCATTGCTGCATCTCTAACCCATTCTCCCTCTTCCCATGCTCCAACTCTCGCTTTCATTCTTTCTTTGTTACAAGGTCCATGACCTTTTACAACTTGCCAGAATTCATCCCAATCGATTGGTCCAAAATCATAGCTTTGTCGCTCCTCATTCCATTTTAAATCTGGATCTGGAATTGTAAGTCCTATTAAATCTGCCTGTGGTACTGTTTGATCTATAAATTGTTGACGTAAATCATCATTTGATTTTCTTTTTAACTTCCATTTCATGGATTGCTCGGTGTGCACAGATTCCGCATCTGTTGGACCCAACATCATTAAACTAGGCCACCACCAGCGATTTAGAGCATCTTGCGCCATATCTTTTTGTTCTGGAGTACCGTTTGCCAGTTTCATCATGATTTCAAAACCTTGACGTTGGTGAAAACTTTCTTCTTTACATACACGAATCATCGCTCTAGCGTATGGCCCGTAAGAGGTGTTACATAATGGCACTTGATTAATGATGGCTGCACCATCTACTAACCAACCAATGGCTCCCATATCTGCCCAAGTGATTGTTGGGTAATTAAAAATTGAAGAGTATTTGGCTTTACCTGTATGCAATTGCTCGTACATTTCGTCTCGAGAGATGCCTAAGGTTTCAGTTGCGGAATATAAATACAAACCATGTCCTGCTTCGTCTTGCACTTTAGCCAATAAGGCGACCTTTCTTCTTAAAGAAGGTGCTCTCGTGATCCAGTTACCTTCTGGAAGCATACCTACAATTTCAGAATGCGCATGCTGCGACATCTGTCTAATATGTGTTTGACGATATTTTTCTGGCATCCAATCTTTTGGTTCGATTTTCTCGTCTCTTGCAATACGTTCTTCGAATTGCTTTTCTAAATTTTTAACTTGTTCTTCACTCATTTTATTTAGCTTTTAGCTAATGGCTTTTGACCTTTAGCGTGTTGAACTTCTTTTTTATTAGCTATTGGCTGTTGGCCTTTAGCTGTTGGCGCGTTAAGGATGGAGCAACTGTTGGAGCTCATCTTTGATAGCGACTTGCGAGAGCCTGACCCTTAAGGTAACGCCCTAGTTATTCTTTTAAACATCAAAATCAACTATTACTTTATCACTAGTTGGTACAGCTTGACAGCTGAGTACTAAATTTTGACTTACTTCTTTCTCGTCTAAGGCGTAGTTAATTTTCATTTCTACGGAACCTTCTTTAACCTCACACTTACAGGTACTGCAAACACCACCTTTGCAAGCAAAAGGTAAATCGGCTCCTGCGCCCAAAGCTGCATCAAGAATATTGTCGTATTCTTTGGTCATGGTGAACGAAAACTCTTTTCCACCATCTACAATGGTTATTTCTGTGCCTTCTACGTTTTGCTGGGCCAAACGTTCGGCTCTTTTTATATCTTCTTCTGAAAGTCCTGTTACGAACAATTCAAAATGCACTAAATCTTTTGGCAGACCTGCTTGTATTAGGTATTCGCTTACGTAATTTACCATTTTTTCTGGTCCGCAAAGAAAGACTTCGCTCGTATCTGGAATGTCTATAAAAGTTTTTGTCAATACTTGCATTTTCTCGTCATCAAAACGACCGTTAAACAATTCGATGTCGCGACGTTCTTTCGTTAAGAAATAATAGATTTCCAACCTGCCGAAATATCTATTTCTAAGTTGTTCCAGCTCTTCTTTAAAGATGATGGATTTTGCTGTTTTATTAACATAAAATAATTTACAAGTCGCATTTGGCTCTGCCTTGAGATGTGTTTTAATCATCGATAGTACTGGTGTGATACCGCTACCTGCTGCAAAAAAGAGGTAATTTTTTGAGGCTTCAGGATTTGTCTCAACGCCAAAATTACCGCTGGGAACCATCACTTCCATAATATCTCCAGATCGCAATTTTTCATTGACATAAGTAGAAAATTTACCTCCTGCAATTTGCTTTACAGCAACTTGCCATTGCTTGTCAATTGGACTCGAACATAATGAATATGATCGTCGAACATCTTCATCATTAATGATCGCTTTTAGTGTTAAATGCTGACCTTGGCTATAATTGAAAGCCTCTTGTAAATCTGTAGGAATATCGAAAGTAATGACCGAAGTATCGTCAGTTTCCTTATAGACATTCGCTACTTTTATATTGTGAAATTCTGCCATTTATATCTAAAAACATCCTTTTCCGAAGAAATAGAAATTATTGTAATTTGTTTACTTGTTTGATTTAAATGATTCTCTCTTTAGAAAAAACCATAAACTAACACTTGTTAGTTTACAATACAAAGATACAAATTTTTATTCTTAACTAATTGTTAATTCCCTCAATAAGGACTTGACTAAGATTAATTGCTAAATCGTTTGCGCTAAGATCTTCTTTTTTGGGAATCCACAGATAAAGCGAACGCAAGGTTGTGAGCATAGAAAACATAATAACTTCTGGATTGCTGTTTTTTATTTCTTCGGAAGAAATGCCTTGTGCAATAATATTAAGAAAATTAGCCTCGTATTCGTTTCTAAGTTTCAAATAGTAGTTCAATTTATCTTCTAAGTGCATCCAATCGTTGTTTAGCGAAGCCATACCATTTGTATTATTCGCTGTGATTCTAACGTGTAAATCGACAACCTTTTTTAGTTTTTGAATTGATGTGGTTTCTGAATTTACGATGTCGTTCATTCCGTCTGTAAATTCTTCAGCAATAGCAATAATGATGATTTTTAAAATTTCCTGCTTTGAGCTTATGTGGTTATACAGACTTGCTGCTTTCATTCCCATTGCTGTTGCAAGATCGCGCATGGTTACAGCGCTAAAGCCTTTTTCCTTGAAAAGTTTTGCAGCTGTTTTTATGATCTCGTCTTTTCGTGTTTCCTGTTTCATTTTCTTAACCTGCCCCTTTCCGAAGAAAAGAGAATCCATGTTTTAAAAATTTTTAATTTGATAGTTAATTTGTAAATTTAAACAAAAAGAAGCTATGGGATTTTTAAGTTTTATTTTTGGTGCCAAAAAGCGCCAGGTTGAAGACTATCTAAAGAATAACGCTGTGATTTTAGATGTGAGAACTCAGCAAGAATGGGATGCTGGACACATTGCAAATTCTGTACACATCCCTTTGAACGAGCTCAATGACCGTGTTGATGAAGTTAAGGCTCTAAACCAACCTATAATTGCTTGTTGTGCAAGTGGTGTGCGATCTGCGAAAGCTGCCAAATTTCTAAATCTTAACAATATTGAGGCGATTAATGGTGGTGGTTGGCTAAACGTAAAAAGTAGGTTATAAATTTAATTGCTGAAGTGCCTCTGAGGAATTGATAGGATTTTCGTTATACTCCAATGTCCAGCCCAAAGAATTGGTCAAGATGTAAAATTTTGCGAGCTCACTAATGAGTCGGTTTTTGGCATTTTTCTTTAAATCTGAATTTTCAATTTTTTTCATTAATTGATCATTCACCGTTTTTTTTATGGAGTTATAATCTTTAGCCTCAAATTGATTGAGAAAATCTGCCTGAACATCGTAATACTCAAAATCTGGATTTATTTTTATTTCTTCGGAAGGTATGCTTGTAATACGCAATGTTTTTGTCAATTCATCGATCTCATATTCAATCAAACTCAAATCATAACTCACGGTCACGTCTGCATTTACAACAACTAACGCTTTTTTCTCTACTTCGATGAAATTCCCAAAAATTGCCTTTGAATTCTTATAGCTAAATACTTGGCTAAAATGACCTTCGGTTACAATTAACTTTCCAACATTTTTTAAAGATTCTTGAATAAGCGCTGAGTTCTCTTGAAGCACAATTTTATCTTCATTTTTATCACTACAGTATTTAAAACTGATGAGCACTACTACTGTAATCAATATTCCGAAGACAACTTTTCTCATATGTTGGTTATTTCTTAAGTTCAAGTTTTTCAGCAAAATAATCGCAAAAATCTTTCATCGTTGCAGTCATTTTTTCGTCTTGCGTTGCTCTATGAAAGGTGTTGCTCATCTCTACCAAAGTTTGGTGAAAAAACTGTTTCATCTCATCTACTGGCATATCTTTGGTCCATAAATCGATGCGCAAGGTCTCCTTTGCCTTTGCATCCCAAACTGCTAGCATCATGGCTTTGGCTTCTTCATTTGAGATACCACCATCTTCTGCGGTCCAATTTAATTTTTCTGGTACTCGATTCTCGTCAAGCTCTACCGTTAATTCTATTTTTGATGTATGTTTATTAGCCATTATTTTGGTGGTTTGTAATTTGATTTGTTAAAAATTTCAATAGCGTCGGTTTGTAACATTTGTTCCAAGGAGACATCATTGCCTTTCATGTAAGACCTTACGATTTGCCAACCCATATATTGCCCTAGTCGACCTGGCGTTTGATTGTCTAATTCTAGATAAAATTTTGAAAATGGTGCATCGGCAATAAATCGCGCTGGAAAAGCGCTGTCTGTACTGTAGAGCATTTCATTTTCTACAAATTCTGTCCAGATCATATCTTCGTTTTCTTTTGCGAATTCCAATTGTTCTGGCTTATATCCAATTTTCTCAGCATCGGTTTTGAACGGAATCATTTTGTCTTTGAAGTAGAGTTGTTTCCCGAAGAAAATCATCTCATCCAAAAAGGTTTTTTTTGGGGATTGAAAGATTTGTTTTTCTGCATATGCCTTTGCCAGATCCACAACAATTTGAGATGGTTTCAAATTCTCTGCTATGTACTTTGGGAAACCACCATAAAATTCATGCTTTTCTCCCAAATAATTATCTATAGCAATCAAAACAATAGAATCTGTAACCGCTACCTTATCACGATATTGCACAAAATTTGTAAGGGTGATTACTCTGGGCTCAGAAAATGTCTTATCATAATATTTTAAATGCTGAAACAGTCTTTCTATATCCTCTGCAATGATTTGAAAATCTCCAAATTGCTTATCGGTTTCATTATTTAATGCTATTTGAAAGGAATCTGTCATCCTTTCAACCCACAAAGAATCTGGAACTCTGCTCGAAAACAAAAAAGGAAACGTGGTTTGTAAATTATTTAAATCACTTGGTTTTGCTTCTGCGAAAGCACGATCAAATCGTTCTATTTGGATGTCTGTTTGAATTTTAGCTATTTCTGTTTCTAAGGCATCTTCATTTTTACAACTAAAAATGGACAACAGAATAAGGAAATTTAGCGCTATTTTTTTCATCTATATAATTATCAAAAATTTATAAAGTAAAATACCTTTTACTAACGTGATTTCTGAACTTATCTTATTATTTTTGTTTAACAAAGGTACTATTCTTTCAATAAAAACTCATTAAAATGCAAACAGAAAAAGTTGTTGACTACATTGTAAACTGGTTAAAAGACTACGCTACTAAAGCTGGTGTAAATGGATTTGTTATTGGGATTTCCGGAGGGATAGATTCTGCAGTAACCTCAACACTTTGCGCTAAAACTGGGTTGGATTTGCTTTGTATTGAAATGCCTATCCATCAAGCTCCAAGTCATGTGAGTAGAGCCCAAGAACATATTATTCAACTAAAAAAACGTTTCCCAAATGTCAAGGATACCCGTGTTGACTTAACTCCTGTTTTTGAGGAATTCAAAACTGAAGTCTCATTAGAGGGAAAACAAGCTACGGTTGATATGGCTTTGGCTAATACCAGAGCACGATTAAGAATGACGACACTGTACTACCATGCGGGACTTTTAGGCCTTTTAGTCGCTGGAACTGGGAATAAAGTGGAAGATTTTGGCGTTGGATTTTATACTAAATATGGAGATGGTGGTGTTGATTTGAGTCCAATTGCAGATTTAATGAAATCTGAAGTCTATAAAATAGGTGAATTTTTAGAAGTTCCAGAATCTATTATGAAAGCTGCTCCCAGTGATGGATTATTTGGTGATGCTAGAAGTGATGAAGACCAAATTGGAGCTTCATATCCAGAACTGGAATGGGCTATGCAAATGAAAGATGCTGGAAAAACAGAAGCTGATTTTACGGGTAGAAAAAAGGAAGTTTTTAAAATATTTACACGATACAATAGGTCTAACAATCACAAAATGATAGCAATACCTGTTTGCGAAATTCCCAACAATTTAAAGTAAACTTTGAATTTTTGTGTGTAAAAAATCGTAAATGTTGATTTTTTTTTTATTTTTACAACTCAAATCTCCACATTCTTGAATTTATTTTGGGTAAGTTCTGGCGTTCTTTACTAACCAACCAATTAAACCTCATGTATCATGATTAAATTACTCGTGGTGGACAACCATCCAATTGTAACAACTGGATTTGAGTTACTGTTTCAAAACCACCCTGAAATTAAAGTGGTGGGTACTGTTTCGAGCGGTGTTGATATTTTCGAATTTGTAAGAAGACATACAGTAGATGTCATTATTTGTGAAATTGAACTACCTGAACTTAACGGTATTACAGCTTTAAGAGCTATCAAAAAAGAACATGGCTATATTAATATTATCATGTTTAGCTATCATCCTGAAGAAATTTATGCCATTAGCAGTATAAAGGCAGGAGCTTCTGGTTTTGTTTCAAAAACCGAATCGACAGATGTCATCATAAAAGCGATCAAACGTGCTCATTCTGGGGAGATTTATTTGAGCGACAAAATGTCTAAACATCTCAATTACAATGAAACCAAACAGTCTAAAACCAGAATTTACAAACGTTTATCTACAAGAGAAGTAGAGGTTTTAAAATTATTATCCTCTGGCAAAAAGAACAAAGAAATTGCCCAAGAACTTGATATAAACGAGAAAACGGTAAGTACCTATAAAGCTAGACTTTTCAAAAAATTAAACGTAACAAATCTCATAGATTTGGTAAATCAAGGAAAGCATATGGATTTAACCTAAAATTTACTTCCAACTACTTTTCCTAGTTTTCTAGAAAGCAGCATCTTTAATCCTAAATAATCTTTTACATCTTCTAAAATACCCCTAGAATTGGCGTTCTCACGCAATGTATCGCTTTGATATTGGGAGACCTTTTTATCAATCAAATAACAACGTAGTGTCAAGATGGTTTGCGTCACCAACTGTGAAATAGAGTGCAATTTTTCCTTCGGAATAATATTTTTGCGTTCCCAATCATGTAATCTATAACGCTCATCATTCATTAATATAGAGGTTACATCACTTGCCAATTCTTGATCTAAACGGTTTATGAAGTTTTTGAGCTCAAATTCCGGATCTTGATGAAGGTTATCTATAATTGTGTAATACAGTGATTTGAAGTTTGTATTTGTAAACTGCATTTCATCTTCCTGCAAGTCTAAATATATCTTCTCAAATACTTTTGCATTATGGGTTACTGGCTCTAACTGTAATTCTCCTTCTTCGGTTTCTTTAAGAACTAGATCTTCAAAATCTTCAGTTTCTGTTCCGTAGAGTAAAAGAATTTCTATTATTTTTCGCTCTAATTCAAATTGTAAGTCAACTTTTGGCGCTTTGACTTCAGGCTTTACAACTTGAAATGCTTTTTGCTCAGTTTTATAAGGTTTATTGGAGTCTTGCGCTGTCTTCTTATCTAATTGCGCCAATGTAGTAAACAGTACTTCCTCACTAATATCCATTATACGAGAGCATTCTTGGATATACACCTCTTTTTTAATCTGGTCTGGAATTTTTGCAATACTATTAACAATCTCCCTAATCGTTTCTGCTTTTTTTATAGGATCATTGTTGGCTTCTTTTACTAAAAGTGATGCCTTAAACTGAATGAAATCTTTTGAGTTATCGTTGAGATATTCTGTTAATTCATCAAGTGTGTTTTTCTTTGCAAAACTATCTGGATCTTCACCTTCGGGAAAACCACAAACTCTTACATTCATACCTTGCTCTAAGATAAGATCAATACCACGAATAGACGCCCTTATTCCTGCTGCATCACCATCAAAAAGCACAGTGATATTATTGGTCAACCTATTGACTAAACGAATCTGTTCTGGCGTTAAAGCAGTACCAGAAGAGGCAACCACATTTTTTATTCCTGTTTGATAAAACTGAATAACATCTGTATAACCTTCAACTAAATAGCAATTATCTTCTTTAGCGATAGATTGCTTTGCGTGGTAAATTCCGTAGAGAATTTTACTTTTATGATAGACTTCACTTTCTGGGGAATTGAGATATTTGGCTGCTTTTTTATCTGCTTTCAAAATACGCCCTCCGAAACCTAAAATACGTCCGCTCATACTGTGAATAGGAAACATGACGCGACCTTTAAAGCGATCGAATTTTTTATCTGTTTTTACAATAGAAAGTCCTGTTTTTTCAAGAAATTCTAATTGGTAACCTTGCTTTAAC
It contains:
- the dnaG gene encoding DNA primase, with the translated sequence MISKSTIEQVFETARVEEVIGDFVQLKKSGSNFKGLSPFSDERSPSFMVSPVKQIWKDFSSGKGGNAVTFLMEHEHFTYPEAIKYLAKKYNIEIEETEQTDEQKQEANERESLYLVNEFAKQYFERILFKTDQGQAIGLSYFKERGFTNETIKLFNLGYSLDDWQAFTDEALKQGYQLEFLEKTGLSIVKTDKKFDRFKGRVMFPIHSMSGRILGFGGRILKADKKAAKYLNSPESEVYHKSKILYGIYHAKQSIAKEDNCYLVEGYTDVIQFYQTGIKNVVASSGTALTPEQIRLVNRLTNNITVLFDGDAAGIRASIRGIDLILEQGMNVRVCGFPEGEDPDSFAKKNTLDELTEYLNDNSKDFIQFKASLLVKEANNDPIKKAETIREIVNSIAKIPDQIKKEVYIQECSRIMDISEEVLFTTLAQLDKKTAQDSNKPYKTEQKAFQVVKPEVKAPKVDLQFELERKIIEILLLYGTETEDFEDLVLKETEEGELQLEPVTHNAKVFEKIYLDLQEDEMQFTNTNFKSLYYTIIDNLHQDPEFELKNFINRLDQELASDVTSILMNDERYRLHDWERKNIIPKEKLHSISQLVTQTILTLRCYLIDKKVSQYQSDTLRENANSRGILEDVKDYLGLKMLLSRKLGKVVGSKF